A stretch of Pseudoclavibacter chungangensis DNA encodes these proteins:
- a CDS encoding PucR family transcriptional regulator → MPTTLRSLLAHDEFALRTVTGFDDQDVMDRAISWVHSSDLADPTPWLEPDQLLLTDGMQFLGDAPVAADDYVERLRSRGVLALGFATAVAHDAVPEGLVRACRASGFPLVEVAERTPFIAIIRHVADVIAADRHEQLEWSRQAQRVVARAAMRPDGLRAVLRALEQQLRTWAVLFDAAGRRMLAEGGADVPPALAADIDEAVRLALQRGATSGGRVQRGDAGATFQTLGQRGRLRGVLVVGSPAPPDAAEHDLISSVIGLASIALEQSSTLETARLRVRAGVFELLLAGVFDVARETADRLWDGLPAVPFRAVVVRGEPGPERAALSELEVRADGAGGEVFHAQHEGDVVVLTAGGAFDGIVALAERHGLHAGVSTEADWGELDRALTEARRALERATPERPVVAFADLADEGIIGFLEAAGATPLARRMLAPLLEPGRPERAVLLRSLEVWLRHNGAWDPAARELEVHRHTLRNRLRTVEELLQVDLARFADRAELWTALRLLEGRRGPDAIGSATVRA, encoded by the coding sequence ATGCCCACGACGCTGCGTTCCCTGCTGGCGCACGACGAGTTCGCGCTGCGCACGGTCACGGGGTTCGATGATCAGGACGTCATGGATCGGGCGATCTCATGGGTGCACAGTTCGGATCTCGCCGACCCAACACCGTGGCTCGAACCGGATCAGCTCCTCCTCACGGACGGCATGCAGTTCCTCGGTGACGCCCCGGTCGCCGCCGACGACTACGTCGAGCGGCTCCGGTCGCGCGGCGTGCTCGCGCTCGGTTTCGCGACCGCCGTCGCCCACGACGCCGTCCCGGAGGGTCTCGTCCGTGCGTGCCGCGCATCGGGGTTCCCGCTCGTCGAGGTCGCGGAGCGGACGCCGTTCATCGCGATCATCCGCCACGTCGCCGACGTGATCGCGGCCGATCGGCACGAGCAGCTCGAGTGGTCGCGGCAGGCCCAGCGGGTCGTCGCGCGGGCCGCGATGCGGCCCGACGGACTGCGCGCCGTCCTGCGCGCGCTCGAACAGCAATTGCGCACGTGGGCGGTGCTGTTCGACGCCGCCGGCCGGCGCATGCTCGCCGAGGGCGGCGCCGACGTCCCGCCCGCACTCGCGGCGGACATCGACGAGGCGGTACGACTCGCGCTGCAGCGTGGCGCGACCTCGGGCGGCCGGGTGCAGCGGGGCGACGCTGGTGCCACCTTCCAGACGCTCGGCCAGCGCGGTCGGCTCCGCGGTGTGCTCGTGGTCGGCTCACCGGCACCGCCCGACGCCGCCGAGCACGACCTGATCTCGAGCGTCATCGGCCTCGCGAGCATCGCGCTCGAGCAGAGCAGCACGCTCGAGACCGCGCGCTTGCGGGTTCGTGCGGGCGTCTTCGAACTCCTGCTCGCGGGAGTGTTCGATGTGGCGCGCGAGACGGCCGACCGGTTGTGGGACGGGCTGCCCGCCGTCCCGTTCCGTGCGGTCGTCGTGCGAGGCGAGCCCGGCCCCGAACGGGCGGCGCTGAGCGAGCTGGAGGTGCGGGCCGACGGCGCCGGGGGTGAGGTGTTCCACGCGCAGCACGAGGGGGACGTCGTCGTGCTGACCGCAGGAGGGGCGTTCGACGGGATCGTCGCGCTCGCCGAGCGGCACGGACTGCACGCCGGGGTCTCGACCGAGGCCGATTGGGGCGAGCTCGATCGTGCACTCACCGAGGCGCGAAGGGCGCTCGAGCGGGCCACGCCGGAGCGGCCCGTCGTCGCGTTCGCCGACCTCGCGGACGAAGGCATCATCGGGTTCCTGGAGGCCGCGGGGGCGACGCCGCTCGCCCGGCGGATGCTCGCACCCCTGCTCGAGCCGGGGCGGCCGGAGCGCGCGGTGCTGTTGCGCTCACTCGAGGTCTGGCTCCGCCACAACGGCGCGTGGGACCCCGCGGCGCGCGAACTCGAGGTGCACCGGCACACACTCCGAAACCGGCTCCGGACGGTCGAGGAGCTGCTGCAGGTCGACCTCGCCCGATTCGCGGATCGCGCGGAACTGTGGACCGCTCTGCGACTGCTCGAGGGTCGGCGAGGACCAGACGCGATCGGGAGCGCGACCGTCCGCGCGTGA
- a CDS encoding aspartate aminotransferase family protein: protein MSFEPGLTDGPTSDEVVAADLAHVFHSWSAQGSLAPIAIRGGEGSRVWDHDGNRYLDFSSQLVNVTIGYQHPRVVEAVREQAERLVTIGPAAANETRAEAARLIASHAPEGFEKVFFTNGGADANENAIRMARLYTGRDKIISRYRSYHGNTGAAIVATGDWRRIPNEYARGHVHTFGPYLYRSEFWADSPEQETERALHHLRRVVQAEGPESVAAILLESIPGTAGVLVPPPGYLRGVREIADEYGIVLILDEVMAGFARAGRWFAFEDHDVTPDLITFAKGVNSGYVPVGGVIISDPIAHHFDDRVFPGGLTYSGHPLAAASIVASIRAFEDEGIVEHARMIGDEHIGPALRALAERHDVIGEVRGVGVFWALELVADRTTRAPLPAADVARIKSGLVAAGLLPFVADNRIHVVPPAVVTAAEVAEGVGIIDDVLSRV, encoded by the coding sequence ATGAGCTTCGAACCAGGCCTCACCGACGGCCCCACGAGCGACGAGGTCGTGGCCGCCGACCTCGCGCACGTCTTCCACTCCTGGTCGGCGCAGGGATCCCTCGCCCCGATCGCGATCCGCGGCGGCGAGGGCAGCCGTGTGTGGGACCACGACGGCAACCGCTACCTCGACTTCTCGAGCCAGCTCGTCAACGTCACGATCGGTTACCAGCACCCGCGCGTCGTCGAAGCCGTTCGCGAGCAGGCCGAACGGCTCGTGACGATCGGCCCCGCCGCCGCGAACGAGACCCGCGCCGAGGCCGCCCGGCTCATCGCCTCGCACGCGCCCGAAGGCTTCGAGAAGGTGTTCTTCACGAACGGCGGCGCCGACGCGAACGAGAACGCGATCCGCATGGCGCGCCTGTACACCGGGCGCGACAAGATCATCTCGCGCTACCGCTCGTACCACGGCAACACGGGCGCGGCGATCGTCGCGACCGGCGACTGGCGCCGCATCCCCAACGAGTACGCGCGCGGCCACGTCCACACGTTCGGGCCGTACCTCTACCGCTCCGAGTTCTGGGCCGACAGCCCCGAGCAGGAGACCGAGCGCGCGCTCCACCACCTCCGCCGCGTCGTGCAGGCGGAGGGGCCCGAGTCGGTCGCCGCGATCCTGCTAGAGTCGATCCCCGGCACCGCGGGCGTGCTCGTCCCGCCGCCCGGTTACCTGCGCGGCGTGCGCGAGATCGCCGACGAGTACGGCATCGTGCTCATCCTCGACGAGGTCATGGCCGGCTTCGCACGCGCCGGTCGCTGGTTCGCGTTCGAGGACCACGACGTGACCCCCGACCTCATCACCTTCGCGAAGGGCGTCAACTCGGGCTACGTGCCCGTCGGTGGCGTCATCATCTCCGACCCGATCGCGCACCACTTCGACGACCGCGTCTTCCCCGGCGGCCTCACCTACTCGGGCCACCCGCTCGCCGCGGCGAGCATCGTCGCGTCGATCCGCGCGTTCGAGGACGAGGGCATCGTCGAGCACGCCCGCATGATCGGCGACGAGCACATCGGGCCGGCACTGCGCGCGCTCGCGGAGCGTCACGACGTCATCGGCGAGGTGCGCGGCGTCGGCGTCTTCTGGGCGCTCGAACTCGTGGCCGACCGAACGACGCGCGCGCCGCTGCCCGCGGCCGACGTGGCACGCATCAAGTCGGGCCTCGTCGCTGCGGGCCTCCTGCCGTTCGTCGCCGACAACCGCATCCACGTCGTCCCGCCGGCCGTCGTGACGGCAGCCGAGGTCGCGGAGGGCGTCGGCATCATCGACGACGTGCTCTCGCGGGTCTAG
- a CDS encoding DUF2834 domain-containing protein, whose amino-acid sequence MTRASTPSRPPVLAIVYAVLAIVGAIGTWAYNIAFISSMPDIGYLDGWFANPASSSAAVDIIVVAIVVSIFMLVEGHRLGWSRWAWILVVLSFAIAVAFTFPLFLALRELALRRRAQATSTR is encoded by the coding sequence ATGACGCGCGCATCGACCCCGAGTCGCCCACCGGTCCTCGCGATCGTCTACGCCGTCCTGGCGATCGTGGGTGCGATCGGCACCTGGGCCTACAACATCGCGTTCATCTCGTCGATGCCGGACATCGGCTATCTCGATGGGTGGTTCGCGAACCCCGCGAGCTCATCGGCAGCCGTCGACATCATCGTCGTGGCGATCGTCGTCAGCATCTTCATGCTCGTCGAGGGACACCGGCTCGGGTGGAGTCGGTGGGCCTGGATCCTCGTCGTCCTCTCGTTCGCGATCGCCGTCGCGTTCACGTTCCCGCTCTTCCTGGCCCTCCGCGAGCTGGCGCTGCGGCGGCGCGCGCAGGCGACGAGCACGCGGTAG